A window of Pirellula sp. SH-Sr6A contains these coding sequences:
- a CDS encoding helix-turn-helix domain-containing protein yields MRYAFRLAELLGHTPDRRKRPGTIKAIVEYTGLDRHQVAALLKNEAKYIPIEALSRLCDYLIEHGYARAEELPGALFAVTPENFWEMLARRSRLEICVGVRKPPDDENADTAWIVASDSVLAGEVLNGVSTLGGTAKAVSGKKTAGKDVPHIEHLRQTLVWSPGTMSTEQVHARSQNVYDDFSEMNGDKAMVCLGSVKSNPTVELVLANAFGCDPFVSQDDVEKASDRACPFFLRYRDHDPHPPACSAGRQLSKSEKSTEPGLYYEKADGTWEFAGGATPGKDAALVFYIFRESLGRLEMVLSGFSGRATRLLARTLAHRAEDFWPPTFHENYLQVGAYLVQYEAEDSADASLDVLATDTMANATIIPLPTEAIAKRLGKGQPG; encoded by the coding sequence ATGCGGTACGCATTCCGATTAGCAGAACTGTTAGGACATACCCCCGATCGAAGGAAGCGACCGGGGACGATCAAGGCGATTGTCGAATACACGGGGTTGGACCGTCACCAAGTCGCTGCGTTGCTGAAGAACGAGGCCAAGTACATACCGATCGAAGCGTTGTCGCGGCTTTGTGATTACTTGATCGAACATGGTTACGCCCGAGCGGAAGAGCTCCCCGGTGCGCTGTTTGCCGTGACTCCTGAGAACTTTTGGGAGATGCTCGCCCGACGAAGCCGGCTGGAGATTTGCGTTGGGGTTCGCAAGCCGCCCGATGACGAAAACGCTGACACCGCATGGATTGTAGCGTCGGACAGTGTTTTGGCTGGAGAGGTTCTCAACGGTGTTTCAACGTTGGGAGGGACTGCCAAAGCGGTTTCTGGCAAGAAGACGGCGGGCAAAGATGTTCCCCACATCGAACACTTGCGTCAGACACTGGTTTGGAGTCCGGGGACCATGTCGACCGAGCAGGTCCACGCTCGCTCTCAGAACGTCTACGATGATTTTTCGGAGATGAATGGCGACAAAGCCATGGTCTGTTTGGGGTCGGTGAAGAGCAACCCGACCGTGGAGCTGGTGTTGGCGAATGCGTTTGGATGCGATCCGTTCGTCTCCCAGGACGACGTGGAGAAGGCTTCCGATCGCGCTTGTCCCTTCTTTCTCCGATATCGGGATCACGATCCCCATCCTCCGGCTTGTTCGGCCGGGCGTCAGCTCAGCAAGTCGGAGAAGTCGACGGAGCCGGGGCTATACTACGAGAAGGCGGACGGAACTTGGGAGTTCGCAGGGGGAGCCACGCCGGGCAAAGACGCTGCCTTGGTGTTTTACATCTTCCGCGAGTCCTTGGGACGGCTGGAGATGGTGTTGAGCGGATTCTCCGGACGCGCTACGCGATTGCTTGCACGAACCTTGGCGCACCGCGCCGAAGACTTCTGGCCACCGACATTCCACGAGAATTACTTGCAAGTCGGTGCTTACCTCGTGCAGTACGAGGCCGAGGATTCCGCGGACGCGTCGCTGGATGTGCTCGCAACCGACACGATGGCCAATGCGACGATCATTCCATTGCCCACCGAAGCGATTGCCAAGCGTTTGGGTAAAGGCCAACCAGGTTGA
- a CDS encoding dihydroorotate dehydrogenase has product MNPTVPSPQSAQSEAPESGQSVDRNGSASTVNLSVQLGRLTLANPVLVASGTFGYAKELAGVVPFERLGGVLPKTITQNPRPGNAPWRTVETSAGLLNAIGLDNDGIDYFLANHWPYLRTCGANVIVSIAGKSLEDFIALADRLNAAEGLQAVELNVSCPNVAGGVDFGTDPVLCRQVIEGVRGVLSCPIITKLTPNVTRIVDIAKAAKDGGTDAVACINTVLGMAVDWRKARPLLGNNVGGLSGPAIKPIALRCVHQVASQVDVPIIGIGGIANLDDCMEFLVTGASAIQVGTANYYDPLASIRILEGLAAAIQSLGKTRVQDVVRTLQLNR; this is encoded by the coding sequence ATGAATCCTACGGTTCCCTCACCCCAATCGGCTCAGTCCGAAGCGCCTGAATCGGGTCAATCCGTTGACAGAAATGGATCGGCGTCCACCGTCAACTTGTCGGTTCAGCTCGGTCGACTGACGCTGGCCAACCCTGTCTTGGTAGCCTCCGGGACGTTTGGATACGCCAAGGAACTCGCCGGGGTGGTCCCCTTTGAACGCCTGGGGGGGGTTCTTCCTAAAACGATCACGCAGAATCCTCGACCGGGCAATGCCCCTTGGCGGACGGTCGAGACCAGCGCGGGGCTGCTCAATGCCATCGGATTGGACAACGATGGCATCGATTATTTTCTCGCCAACCACTGGCCCTACCTCCGCACCTGCGGCGCTAACGTCATTGTCAGCATTGCAGGCAAGAGTCTTGAGGACTTCATTGCACTGGCCGATCGATTGAATGCGGCCGAGGGCCTTCAAGCCGTCGAGCTCAATGTATCGTGTCCCAATGTCGCGGGTGGAGTCGATTTTGGGACCGATCCGGTTCTATGCCGACAAGTTATCGAGGGGGTGCGAGGCGTGCTTTCATGCCCCATCATCACGAAACTGACTCCCAACGTAACACGCATCGTCGACATTGCCAAAGCGGCTAAGGATGGTGGAACCGATGCAGTTGCATGCATCAACACAGTTCTCGGTATGGCCGTCGACTGGCGCAAGGCGAGGCCATTGCTCGGCAACAACGTCGGTGGACTCAGCGGGCCAGCGATCAAGCCCATCGCGCTGCGCTGCGTGCATCAGGTCGCTAGCCAAGTCGATGTTCCGATCATTGGAATCGGAGGCATCGCGAACCTGGACGACTGCATGGAGTTCTTGGTCACCGGAGCGAGCGCCATCCAAGTGGGAACGGCCAACTACTACGACCCGTTGGCCAGCATTCGGATCCTCGAAGGCTTGGCGGCCGCCATTCAGTCCCTCGGCAAGACTCGGGTGCAAGATGTTGTTCGAACTTTGCAGTTGAATCGATAG
- the trpS gene encoding tryptophan--tRNA ligase, translating to MRVLSGIQPTGRFHWGNYFGAIKQYIELQHDHEGYYFIADLHALTTVRDAEVLRGYVRDAALDLLALGLDPAKATLFVQSDIPEVSELCWLLMTGTPLGLLERCHAYKDKKEKGIKADAGLFTYPVLMAADILAYDANWVPVGEDQVQHIEVCRDLARSFNAHYGEVFTMPEARIVADAAKVPGTDGEKMSKSYNNTLGLFEPAKDLRKKIMRISTDSRPMEDPKDPETDHLFQLYRLFATPEQTEEVREIYLRGGFGYGDIKKRLADAADAYLDPARARRAELEGNPDRVDQILREGAERARARARAVLDRAQRACGLSR from the coding sequence ATGCGGGTACTAAGCGGAATACAACCGACCGGTCGGTTTCACTGGGGGAATTACTTCGGCGCGATCAAGCAGTACATCGAATTGCAGCATGACCACGAAGGTTATTACTTTATTGCGGATCTTCATGCGTTGACCACGGTCCGGGATGCGGAGGTGTTGCGAGGCTACGTCCGCGATGCCGCGTTGGATCTGCTGGCACTCGGACTGGATCCTGCCAAAGCGACCTTGTTCGTGCAGTCGGATATTCCGGAGGTATCGGAACTCTGTTGGCTGCTCATGACCGGGACTCCGCTAGGTTTGCTGGAGCGGTGCCATGCGTACAAAGACAAAAAGGAGAAGGGGATCAAGGCAGATGCAGGATTGTTCACTTATCCCGTTTTGATGGCAGCAGACATCTTGGCTTACGATGCGAATTGGGTTCCTGTCGGAGAGGATCAAGTCCAGCACATCGAAGTTTGCCGCGACTTGGCCCGAAGCTTCAATGCGCACTATGGCGAAGTCTTTACCATGCCTGAAGCGAGGATCGTAGCGGATGCTGCCAAGGTGCCTGGCACCGATGGTGAGAAGATGAGCAAGAGCTACAACAACACCTTGGGCCTCTTCGAACCGGCCAAAGACTTGCGAAAGAAGATTATGCGGATCAGCACCGATTCGCGTCCGATGGAAGATCCCAAAGACCCTGAAACCGACCATTTGTTTCAGCTGTATCGACTCTTTGCTACGCCTGAACAGACCGAGGAAGTTCGCGAGATCTATTTGCGAGGGGGATTCGGATACGGGGATATCAAGAAGCGACTTGCCGACGCCGCCGACGCTTACCTAGATCCGGCGCGTGCACGGCGAGCGGAATTGGAAGGGAACCCAGATCGAGTCGATCAAATCCTTCGCGAGGGGGCCGAGCGAGCCAGAGCGAGAGCGAGGGCGGTATTGGATCGAGCCCAGCGAGCTTGCGGGCTTTCTCGATAG
- the deoC gene encoding deoxyribose-phosphate aldolase, whose amino-acid sequence MLDYTYADLSKMIDHSLLNPTLTVEQLESGIDLAIAYDVASICIMPYYHRRCVERLKGTSIAPSSTVGFPHGGHTTRTKLIEAEQLIEDGCMELDMVSNISAVLSSNWRLVREEIGAMTRLAHNANRKIKVIFENCYLSDAQKIELCQICCEHSADWVKTSTGYGTGGATLEDLRLMLDNVSGGVQVKAAGGVRDCDALLHVRSMGVTRVGASRTAEILGEARQRLGLPPITVASSPSANPGY is encoded by the coding sequence ATGCTTGACTACACCTACGCCGACCTTTCCAAGATGATCGACCACTCGTTGCTCAATCCGACCTTGACGGTGGAGCAATTGGAGTCGGGTATCGATTTGGCGATCGCATACGACGTCGCGAGCATCTGCATCATGCCCTATTACCATCGACGTTGCGTCGAGCGGTTAAAGGGGACGTCGATTGCCCCGAGCAGCACGGTAGGATTTCCTCATGGTGGGCACACCACGCGAACGAAGCTGATCGAGGCGGAGCAGTTGATCGAGGATGGTTGTATGGAGCTGGACATGGTCAGCAACATCAGCGCCGTACTTAGCAGCAATTGGCGGCTGGTTCGTGAAGAGATCGGCGCCATGACCCGTTTAGCGCACAATGCTAATCGGAAGATCAAAGTGATCTTCGAAAACTGCTACTTGAGCGACGCTCAGAAGATCGAACTCTGCCAGATTTGTTGCGAACATAGTGCCGACTGGGTGAAGACGAGCACGGGCTATGGAACCGGTGGTGCGACGCTCGAAGACCTCCGATTGATGCTGGATAATGTTTCAGGTGGCGTGCAGGTCAAGGCAGCGGGGGGAGTTCGAGACTGCGATGCGCTCCTTCATGTACGGAGCATGGGAGTCACCCGCGTGGGAGCCTCGCGTACAGCGGAAATTCTTGGCGAGGCCCGTCAGCGGCTAGGGCTCCCTCCGATTACCGTAGCCTCATCCCCTTCCGCCAACCCCGGCTACTAG
- a CDS encoding DUF1080 domain-containing protein: MIRRTLLALALAAICQPLYAQSSTPAASEDGYRQLFNGKDLTGWNGDPAYWSVKDGIIHGETTAENPAKGNTFLIWTEGKPKDFELKFEFRCTADNNSGVQYRSKHITDNSAKNKWVVRGYQHELRNEVKFPNVSGFIYDEGGKRGRICLTGEKASWEKDGKKVQETLIDAAAYEKLFKLNDWNEVTIRAKGNNVQHFMNGKLVLDFTDNDPALALSEGVIALQLHAGKPMWTEFRNIRLKDLQ, translated from the coding sequence ATGATTCGCAGAACACTACTCGCGCTAGCACTTGCGGCAATCTGCCAACCTCTTTACGCACAATCGTCCACCCCTGCAGCTTCGGAGGACGGTTATCGACAGCTCTTCAACGGGAAAGATCTTACAGGTTGGAACGGTGATCCGGCTTACTGGTCGGTCAAAGACGGAATCATCCACGGCGAAACAACGGCCGAGAATCCTGCCAAGGGGAATACGTTCCTGATCTGGACCGAAGGGAAGCCAAAGGATTTTGAACTCAAGTTCGAATTTCGATGCACGGCCGATAACAACTCCGGAGTTCAATATCGGTCCAAACATATCACAGACAACTCGGCGAAGAACAAATGGGTCGTGCGAGGATACCAGCACGAGCTTCGCAATGAGGTGAAGTTTCCGAACGTGTCGGGTTTCATTTACGACGAAGGTGGCAAGCGAGGCCGTATCTGTTTGACGGGCGAAAAGGCATCTTGGGAGAAAGATGGTAAGAAGGTCCAAGAGACATTGATCGACGCCGCTGCCTACGAAAAACTCTTCAAACTGAATGACTGGAATGAAGTGACGATTCGAGCCAAAGGCAACAACGTTCAGCATTTCATGAATGGAAAGCTGGTGCTCGACTTCACGGACAACGACCCAGCGTTAGCTCTCTCGGAAGGGGTTATCGCCCTCCAGTTGCACGCTGGGAAACCCATGTGGACCGAGTTCCGAAATATTCGCTTGAAGGATCTGCAATAG
- a CDS encoding PQQ-binding-like beta-propeller repeat protein — translation MFHENTSNAESETFEVAQARRRWSMLLLAIFTSLYGGFIALCAFAYQWFSQIQWLGVPAPVWYGLGLIFLALAIAGLYGHLTRLKSTSALCLVALSLGCCLGASVGYSEDKFESWTRFRGPNGQGVAPANGVEVPWKNDSVKKVSLPGSGHGSPAVWGDRAFLMSADPKSAARYAIAVDLKKSEVAWSKSFDSQVHALHKFSSYASSTPCVDAENVYYAWADPEHTFLKAFSHDGEEVWSRDFGRYVSQHGFGTSPIRVEDVIILLNSQDSEELPAGVAPGFDRMTAVDFRTGETRWETKLPTSRVCYGVPAVWEHDGKKELVCSTTLQGMFGVNPATGEILWNHDCFTQRVCSSSVIAGDLLLGTHGSGGGRDNRLVAFDLVQKKERFRVTRSAPYVPSPLATGDTLFLWSDAGIVSCVDAADGKVLWNKRIGGDYSGSPIILGDLLMNVSHTGAVQVLRASREFEQLATIETELTVRSTMVPTQDHLLLRGESELWIIPQSK, via the coding sequence ATGTTTCACGAGAATACCAGCAACGCAGAATCGGAAACCTTCGAGGTCGCACAAGCAAGGCGCCGATGGTCGATGCTGCTTCTCGCGATCTTTACTTCGTTGTACGGCGGTTTCATCGCACTCTGCGCCTTCGCCTACCAATGGTTCTCCCAAATTCAATGGCTAGGAGTCCCCGCTCCTGTCTGGTACGGACTGGGTTTGATTTTCCTCGCACTGGCTATCGCAGGACTCTACGGTCATTTAACCCGCCTGAAATCGACCAGTGCTTTGTGCTTGGTGGCGTTGTCTCTCGGATGCTGCTTGGGTGCATCTGTTGGTTATTCGGAAGACAAATTCGAATCATGGACTCGATTTCGAGGACCAAACGGTCAAGGAGTTGCACCTGCGAACGGCGTCGAGGTGCCTTGGAAAAACGATTCGGTCAAAAAGGTTTCTTTGCCGGGCAGTGGCCACGGTTCGCCCGCTGTGTGGGGGGATCGCGCGTTCTTGATGTCCGCCGACCCGAAATCGGCTGCCCGCTACGCGATTGCCGTCGACTTGAAAAAAAGCGAAGTGGCTTGGAGCAAGTCGTTTGATTCGCAAGTGCACGCGCTGCACAAGTTCAGTTCCTACGCCTCGTCCACCCCCTGCGTGGACGCGGAGAATGTCTACTATGCTTGGGCCGATCCGGAACACACGTTTCTCAAAGCGTTCTCGCATGACGGTGAAGAGGTCTGGAGCAGAGACTTCGGTCGGTATGTGTCGCAGCATGGATTTGGAACATCGCCCATTCGGGTAGAGGACGTGATCATCCTGCTCAACAGCCAAGACTCTGAAGAGTTGCCGGCTGGAGTCGCGCCCGGATTCGATCGCATGACCGCTGTCGACTTTCGGACAGGTGAAACCCGTTGGGAGACCAAACTCCCTACATCGCGCGTGTGCTACGGAGTCCCCGCAGTCTGGGAGCATGACGGGAAAAAGGAGTTGGTATGCAGCACGACATTGCAAGGAATGTTTGGAGTGAATCCTGCGACCGGGGAAATTCTTTGGAATCATGACTGCTTCACACAACGCGTTTGCTCCTCCTCGGTTATCGCTGGGGATCTGCTACTCGGTACCCATGGATCGGGTGGCGGACGTGACAACCGTCTCGTCGCGTTTGACCTAGTTCAGAAAAAAGAGCGATTCCGCGTCACTCGATCGGCCCCCTATGTTCCTTCCCCGCTGGCGACTGGCGACACTCTCTTCCTGTGGAGCGATGCAGGGATTGTCTCGTGTGTAGATGCTGCCGATGGAAAGGTCCTTTGGAACAAACGTATTGGGGGAGATTACTCCGGTTCACCGATCATCTTGGGTGATCTGCTGATGAATGTCTCCCACACCGGCGCGGTCCAAGTCCTTCGAGCGAGCCGCGAGTTTGAGCAACTGGCAACCATCGAGACTGAGCTCACTGTTCGATCCACCATGGTTCCAACACAAGATCACCTCTTGTTGCGAGGTGAATCGGAACTTTGGATCATCCCGCAATCCAAGTAA
- a CDS encoding ABC transporter permease has translation MAKLWIIAYREYVAMVGTKAFLFSMVMMPVLMFGSLFLMPLLQKIGGGRELKIVVADGTGRILKVLEDAAAARATQLDANQGQDEGAMQSPFGGNADKWIFAPSDQPQLDAETRLSYCEQIRRGDLYGLLEIPASLMQPPELVEGPSDSTSGRGLPSSPSAEQPVFYANDAMMSEARLWCAQLLSKVVREERIQQFQLDSIDPAVLNLLESRVEVAASKPIDKSSGGKPQSPIDALKSMFLPFGVMMLMFMVILMAAQPMLESAMEEKSLRISEVLIGAVTPTQLMGGKLLGNVAGSLVIFVLYGAGGIFVLSQQDMLSAVPLPLIPWFLLFQILGVLFFSSIFLVVGASVNELKEAQALLLPVWMVLMAPVMVWFIAVRDPNGGVATALSFFPPSCPLTMVLRLATGVAIPVWQPIAAAILMIASTMGMVVLAGRIYRVGLLRTDGVRSIAQLLRRALQAN, from the coding sequence ATGGCCAAGCTCTGGATCATCGCCTATCGCGAATACGTCGCGATGGTTGGAACAAAAGCTTTCTTGTTCAGCATGGTGATGATGCCCGTCCTCATGTTTGGCAGCCTCTTCCTCATGCCGCTTCTACAAAAAATAGGAGGTGGCCGAGAATTGAAGATCGTCGTCGCGGATGGCACAGGTCGGATTCTCAAAGTCCTGGAGGACGCTGCGGCCGCCCGCGCGACACAACTCGATGCCAACCAAGGACAAGACGAAGGGGCCATGCAGTCCCCTTTCGGCGGCAATGCGGACAAGTGGATTTTCGCTCCCTCGGATCAGCCTCAGCTCGATGCAGAGACTCGTCTTTCGTACTGCGAGCAAATCCGTCGGGGTGATCTGTATGGATTGCTGGAGATCCCCGCATCTTTGATGCAGCCACCGGAATTGGTCGAAGGCCCCTCCGATAGTACATCAGGACGGGGGCTTCCATCATCGCCGTCGGCGGAACAACCGGTCTTCTATGCCAACGATGCGATGATGAGCGAGGCCCGACTTTGGTGCGCGCAGTTGTTAAGCAAAGTGGTACGCGAGGAGAGGATTCAACAATTCCAACTTGATTCGATCGACCCTGCGGTGTTGAATCTATTGGAGTCGCGAGTCGAGGTCGCGGCGAGTAAACCGATCGACAAGTCGAGCGGCGGCAAACCGCAGTCTCCCATCGACGCACTCAAATCGATGTTCTTGCCCTTCGGGGTGATGATGCTGATGTTCATGGTGATCCTCATGGCAGCGCAGCCGATGCTGGAGAGCGCTATGGAAGAAAAGTCTCTTCGCATTTCCGAAGTTCTCATCGGAGCGGTGACGCCGACGCAACTGATGGGAGGAAAACTCCTTGGAAATGTCGCGGGCTCTTTGGTTATCTTTGTTTTGTATGGCGCGGGTGGAATATTTGTCCTCAGTCAACAAGATATGCTGTCGGCAGTGCCTCTCCCATTGATCCCTTGGTTCTTGCTCTTTCAAATTCTAGGGGTGCTCTTCTTTAGTTCGATCTTTCTGGTGGTCGGCGCCTCGGTCAATGAACTGAAAGAGGCTCAAGCCCTCTTGCTGCCGGTCTGGATGGTGTTGATGGCACCCGTCATGGTCTGGTTCATCGCAGTCCGGGACCCAAACGGCGGTGTTGCCACAGCCCTCAGTTTTTTTCCACCGAGCTGTCCCTTGACCATGGTCCTCCGATTGGCCACCGGGGTCGCGATTCCCGTTTGGCAGCCGATCGCCGCCGCCATCCTGATGATTGCGAGTACAATGGGCATGGTCGTCCTGGCAGGCAGGATCTACCGCGTTGGATTGCTCCGCACAGACGGTGTTCGCTCGATCGCTCAGCTCCTGCGCCGCGCCTTGCAAGCGAACTAA
- a CDS encoding 3-hydroxyacyl-ACP dehydratase FabZ family protein, translating into MATETQMRFRQLDRILEIKPGESIRATLTVHGNEDYLRDHFPLFKVMPGVLMLEALFQASCWLIRSTDKFRHSLLTLKEARNVKFADFMEPGQSLVIHAEILKSDDATVTIKAAGTKGDVVAVSARLIISRSSLADKDPDLAALDEFMKESMRKELNKLVHQD; encoded by the coding sequence ATGGCCACAGAAACCCAAATGCGCTTCCGGCAGCTTGATCGCATTCTCGAAATCAAACCGGGAGAGAGCATCCGAGCGACTTTGACCGTCCATGGCAACGAAGACTACCTGCGCGATCACTTCCCACTGTTCAAAGTGATGCCGGGCGTTCTGATGTTGGAAGCGCTCTTCCAAGCGTCCTGCTGGTTGATCCGCTCGACCGATAAGTTTCGCCATTCCTTGCTCACTCTCAAAGAAGCTCGCAACGTCAAATTCGCGGACTTCATGGAACCGGGTCAGTCGCTCGTGATTCACGCCGAGATCCTCAAAAGCGACGATGCAACGGTAACGATCAAGGCGGCCGGTACCAAAGGGGACGTTGTCGCTGTTTCGGCTCGACTCATCATTTCACGCTCGAGCTTGGCAGACAAAGATCCCGACCTCGCTGCCCTGGATGAGTTTATGAAAGAGTCGATGCGCAAGGAGCTAAACAAACTCGTGCACCAAGATTAA
- a CDS encoding DMT family transporter, with the protein MKNPTTIPWTPATRWNSAIRWNPADSFLLLTALLWGINIPVVKFATQHMDAMTFNALRMILSTLTLGICWRCEVWLSRRRSAPASEPGSQAGPKSQAAPHKIGIQESEVTKPRFMGGRIVGFALLSGLLYPLAFMEGIDRTTAGNTALLLASMPMWTALLSKLVYAERLSRLTWIGLLVTFVGTLLIIQARGGVDLSREHLVGNCFMLAGAMTWASATVVSMPLLKWISPLQLAFFSALFTTPIHVGLHFESILDWLPRLGEPSLLSSVLYSGVLSTGVAYATWNIGVRKLGGSHAAVYQNLVTIVAVLISWFVLGEPVLVLQVVGGVVAIGGLVLIRRGRA; encoded by the coding sequence TTGAAGAATCCCACTACGATTCCTTGGACACCAGCAACCCGCTGGAATTCGGCGATCCGCTGGAATCCTGCGGACAGTTTTCTCCTGCTGACGGCGTTGCTTTGGGGGATCAACATCCCGGTGGTCAAGTTCGCCACCCAGCACATGGATGCGATGACCTTTAACGCATTGCGAATGATCCTGTCGACCCTCACGCTTGGGATATGCTGGCGATGCGAGGTTTGGTTGTCCCGGCGACGCTCCGCGCCGGCGTCAGAACCTGGCTCGCAGGCAGGGCCCAAAAGCCAGGCAGCACCCCATAAGATTGGAATCCAGGAGAGCGAGGTCACGAAGCCCCGGTTTATGGGTGGGCGGATCGTTGGATTCGCCCTATTGAGCGGGCTTCTTTATCCCTTGGCATTCATGGAGGGAATCGATCGCACCACGGCGGGGAACACGGCCCTCCTTCTCGCAAGTATGCCGATGTGGACCGCACTCCTTTCGAAGCTGGTGTATGCCGAGCGTCTGAGCCGCCTGACTTGGATCGGATTACTCGTCACCTTTGTCGGCACATTGCTCATCATCCAAGCCCGGGGCGGGGTCGATCTATCTCGGGAGCATTTGGTTGGAAATTGCTTCATGCTGGCAGGCGCGATGACTTGGGCGAGCGCCACGGTGGTGAGCATGCCGCTGCTCAAATGGATCAGCCCGCTGCAGCTAGCATTCTTCAGCGCCCTGTTCACCACCCCGATCCATGTGGGGCTCCATTTCGAGTCGATTTTGGATTGGTTGCCAAGGCTGGGGGAGCCGAGCCTGCTCTCGAGCGTCCTGTATTCAGGGGTTTTGTCGACGGGGGTAGCCTATGCGACCTGGAATATTGGGGTACGGAAACTGGGTGGCTCTCATGCTGCCGTCTACCAGAACTTGGTCACCATTGTGGCCGTTCTGATCAGTTGGTTTGTTTTGGGGGAGCCTGTGCTGGTATTGCAGGTGGTCGGAGGAGTCGTGGCGATTGGGGGGTTGGTGCTGATTCGACGGGGTAGGGCTTGA
- the rpsU gene encoding 30S ribosomal protein S21: MVKLLVRDRETIQEAVRRFRKLVERSGLKKEMRRREFYEKPSEIKRRSKQRAERRSRRMRLLGL, translated from the coding sequence ATGGTTAAGTTGTTGGTCCGCGACCGCGAAACGATCCAGGAAGCAGTGCGACGATTTCGCAAATTGGTCGAGCGCAGCGGACTCAAGAAAGAGATGCGTCGTCGCGAGTTTTACGAAAAGCCGAGCGAAATCAAGCGACGCAGCAAGCAGCGAGCCGAGCGACGATCGCGACGCATGCGATTGCTAGGCCTGTAG
- the rpmE gene encoding 50S ribosomal protein L31, with the protein MKDGIHPNYQEITVTCGCGNSFVTRSTRKELKVDICNVCHPFYTGKLKFVDTAGRIEKFQTKFAAGTYASLQSPKKAAKKK; encoded by the coding sequence ATGAAAGACGGAATTCATCCGAACTATCAAGAGATTACGGTTACCTGCGGTTGCGGAAACAGTTTTGTTACCCGCAGCACCCGCAAGGAACTGAAAGTGGACATTTGCAATGTTTGCCACCCGTTTTACACCGGCAAGCTGAAGTTCGTCGATACCGCAGGTCGGATCGAGAAGTTCCAAACCAAGTTCGCCGCTGGTACCTACGCATCCCTTCAGTCCCCCAAGAAGGCTGCCAAGAAGAAATAG